A window from Pseudomonas alloputida encodes these proteins:
- a CDS encoding IS110-like element ISPpu11 family transposase — protein MELCTTICVDLAKQVFQLAGEDATGRVIYEDRIKSRQAFHDFLLRLPTTVAVLMECGPGAQAWARLLQAKGNPVRILPAQRVAEHRSGAKNDRNDCYAILRAGRDTSIASIPIKSTTALAIQALHRIRRGNIKRHTALGNQIRGLLLEHGVSMPQGDAAINKHVPQALEDASLPLPDLLRELLDELLMDWLSLGERITALSRRLEATAQEDKVAQRLITIRGVGPIIATAIVAKQTDPSRFASGRMYSAFFGIVPDQHSSGNKIRLGKMSKRGDGYIRSLMIQGAHSVLSQLRPDSDQPDDRRLLRWLSRLGRKEAAIRLANRNLRIIWALLQSDQVYQRKPNEKPEAAMSL, from the coding sequence GTGGAGCTTTGCACAACCATCTGCGTAGACCTGGCCAAACAGGTCTTCCAATTAGCAGGCGAGGACGCTACTGGTCGGGTGATCTACGAAGATCGCATCAAATCCCGCCAAGCGTTCCACGATTTCCTGCTCAGGCTGCCAACGACCGTGGCCGTCTTGATGGAGTGCGGTCCAGGTGCGCAAGCCTGGGCCAGGCTGCTGCAGGCCAAAGGTAATCCGGTTCGCATCCTGCCGGCGCAACGTGTCGCCGAACATCGCAGCGGTGCAAAGAACGATCGTAACGACTGCTATGCCATTTTGCGTGCCGGTCGCGATACGAGCATCGCTTCGATACCGATCAAGAGCACCACAGCACTGGCTATTCAAGCGCTGCACCGTATCCGGCGCGGTAACATCAAGCGACATACCGCGCTGGGTAATCAGATCCGTGGTTTGCTACTTGAGCATGGCGTATCCATGCCCCAGGGCGATGCCGCGATCAATAAGCATGTGCCTCAGGCGCTTGAGGATGCTTCCTTGCCTCTACCCGACCTGTTGCGCGAGTTGCTCGATGAGTTGCTGATGGACTGGTTGTCTCTAGGTGAACGCATAACGGCGCTGAGCCGCCGGCTCGAAGCGACCGCCCAAGAGGATAAAGTCGCTCAGCGGCTGATCACCATTCGCGGCGTCGGCCCTATCATTGCCACGGCGATCGTGGCGAAACAGACCGACCCCAGCCGCTTCGCCAGTGGCCGAATGTATTCCGCCTTCTTCGGTATCGTGCCCGATCAGCACAGCAGCGGAAACAAAATCAGATTGGGCAAGATGAGCAAGCGCGGTGACGGCTACATACGCAGCCTGATGATCCAGGGCGCGCATTCCGTCTTGAGCCAGCTAAGGCCTGATTCCGATCAGCCAGATGATCGCCGCCTCTTGCGCTGGCTATCCCGCCTTGGGCGCAAGGAGGCGGCGATCAGGCTGGCTAATCGAAATCTGCGGATTATCTGGGCCCTGTTACAGAGCGATCAGGTTTACCAACGCAAACCGAACGAAAAACCGGAGGCGGCTATGAGCCTCTGA
- a CDS encoding glutathione S-transferase, whose product MSTMTLFHSPLSPFVRKVMVVLHETGQLERVQLQPVNISPVSGDPQLNLDNPIGKIPALRLEDGTVLHDSRVICEYLDQQHVGLPLLPREGSARWRRMTLVSQADAIMDAAVSSRYESFLRPEDKRWDGWLQAQGDKIRRSLDNLEQEHLPELISGFDLAAIGVACALGYLDLRQPGFGWRERQPGLAAWYAEVVKRPSMVATAPVA is encoded by the coding sequence ATGAGCACGATGACCCTGTTCCACTCGCCGTTGTCGCCTTTCGTGCGCAAGGTCATGGTGGTGTTGCACGAAACCGGCCAGCTTGAGCGTGTGCAGCTGCAGCCGGTGAACATAAGCCCGGTGAGCGGCGACCCGCAGCTCAACCTGGACAACCCGATCGGCAAAATCCCGGCCCTGCGCCTGGAAGACGGCACCGTGCTGCACGACAGTCGGGTGATCTGCGAGTACCTCGACCAGCAGCACGTTGGCCTGCCGCTGCTGCCGCGTGAAGGTTCGGCGCGCTGGCGGCGCATGACCTTGGTATCACAGGCCGATGCGATCATGGATGCGGCAGTGTCGAGCCGGTATGAGAGCTTCCTGCGGCCAGAGGACAAGCGCTGGGATGGCTGGCTGCAAGCGCAGGGTGACAAGATCCGCCGTAGCCTGGACAACCTGGAGCAGGAGCACTTGCCGGAGCTGATCTCCGGCTTCGACCTGGCGGCGATTGGCGTGGCCTGTGCGCTGGGCTATCTGGATTTGCGTCAGCCCGGGTTTGGCTGGCGTGAGCGCCAGCCTGGGTTGGCGGCGTGGTATGCCGAGGTGGTCAAGCGGCCATCGATGGTCGCTACAGCGCCAGTGGCCTGA
- the msrA gene encoding peptide-methionine (S)-S-oxide reductase MsrA, which yields MVLRSEILVNKNVMPTAEQALPGRDTPMSLPEFHYVFKDTPLLGPFFEGAIDFAIFGLGCFWGAERRFWQREGVVSTVVGYAGGFTPHPTYEEVCSGLTGHTEVVLVVFDKDKVSYRELLAMFWELHNPTQGMRQGNDIGTQYRSAIYCTSPEQLEQAKASRDAFQAELSKAGFGEITTEIDQAPTVYFAEAYHQQYLAKNPDGYCGIGGTGVCLPPSLQGN from the coding sequence ATGGTCCTGCGTTCGGAAATCCTGGTGAACAAAAACGTCATGCCCACTGCGGAACAGGCCCTGCCTGGCCGCGACACGCCAATGAGCCTGCCCGAGTTCCACTACGTCTTCAAAGACACCCCACTGCTCGGCCCGTTCTTCGAAGGCGCCATCGACTTCGCCATCTTCGGCCTGGGCTGCTTCTGGGGCGCAGAGCGCCGCTTCTGGCAGCGTGAAGGTGTGGTCAGCACCGTGGTCGGCTACGCCGGCGGCTTCACCCCGCACCCTACCTACGAAGAAGTCTGCTCGGGCCTGACCGGCCACACCGAAGTGGTGCTGGTGGTGTTCGACAAGGACAAGGTCAGCTACCGCGAACTGCTGGCAATGTTCTGGGAGCTGCACAACCCCACCCAAGGTATGCGCCAGGGCAACGACATCGGCACCCAGTACCGCTCGGCCATCTACTGCACCAGCCCGGAACAGCTGGAACAGGCCAAGGCCAGCCGCGACGCCTTCCAGGCCGAGCTGAGCAAGGCCGGCTTCGGTGAGATCACCACCGAAATCGACCAGGCACCGACCGTCTATTTCGCCGAGGCCTACCACCAGCAGTACCTGGCCAAGAACCCGGACGGCTACTGCGGCATCGGCGGCACCGGCGTGTGCCTGCCACCCAGCCTGCAAGGTAACTGA
- a CDS encoding putative bifunctional diguanylate cyclase/phosphodiesterase has translation MKSQPDAASRVAAEVVTQLPVPSRLGMLRFERLNEATWAMLYLDPACERQFGLKTGELCALIDAPYASLMEPEARYRLHDDIQLQLAQRGYYRVRYTLHTPSTSLRLLEAGEAYKQHNRQLLRGYLSVLDDQQEETGEPGASDLGSRNNRLQLALQLNQRTQQEQLEHLERVRGQQDLILRLARHRYSAGNSLLEAAQLITQSACEIYKVDCASIWHLEDQRLEPIIAWYRDAQEHRQPEAIDASRFPDYLDALHASRAIDAHNAGHDPRTRALAQSMRPENKAMLDASIRVDGQVIGVLCLEQSGQPRAWQSDEIAFAGELADQFAQVITNHKRRAAASALHLFQRAVEQSASAFLLVNRDGRVEYVNPSFTAITQYSTDEVQGRQLGELPALENLSELLFDSPSSLAMGNSWQGEFKSRRKNLEPYWGQLSISKVYGDNRELTHYIGIYEDVTQTKLAQQRIERLAYTDNLTNLGNRPAFIRSLDERFARDGESSMCLLLVDIDNFKRINDSLGHQTGDKLLISLARRLRNSLHSGGILARFASNEFAVLLDDTSLEDGQGVAQQLLCTLDKPMFVDNQLINVTASVGLACAPLHGVDPASLMKNAGLALHKAKANGKHQVQVFTEVLNAEASYKLFVENNLRRALTQNELDVFYQPKLCLRSGRLLGLEALLRWNHPERGMIRPDQFISVAEETGLIIPIGKWVVRQACCMSQQLRKAGLGNLHVAINLSPKQFSDPDLVASISTILKEEALPPHLLELELTEGLLLEASEDTHRQLDELKALGLTLAMDDFGTGYSSLSYLKKFPIDILKIDRSFINEIPDNQDDMEITSAVVAMAHNLKLKVVAEGIETPEQLAFLRRHRCDVGQGYLFDRPIPGRELAERLKRYPRGPVA, from the coding sequence ATGAAAAGCCAACCCGATGCCGCCAGCCGTGTGGCGGCCGAGGTCGTGACACAGTTACCCGTGCCCTCGCGGCTCGGCATGCTGCGTTTCGAAAGGCTCAACGAAGCCACCTGGGCCATGCTCTACCTTGACCCAGCCTGTGAGCGCCAGTTCGGCCTGAAAACCGGCGAGCTGTGTGCCCTGATTGACGCGCCCTACGCCAGCCTGATGGAACCCGAAGCACGCTACCGGCTGCACGACGACATCCAGTTGCAACTGGCCCAGCGCGGTTACTATCGCGTGCGCTACACCCTGCACACGCCGAGCACCTCGCTGCGCCTGCTGGAAGCGGGTGAAGCCTACAAGCAACACAACCGCCAGCTGTTGCGCGGCTACCTGAGCGTGCTCGATGACCAGCAGGAAGAGACCGGCGAACCCGGCGCCAGCGACCTGGGGTCACGCAACAACCGCCTGCAACTGGCCCTGCAGCTGAACCAGCGCACGCAGCAAGAACAACTGGAGCACCTGGAGCGGGTGCGCGGCCAGCAGGACCTTATCCTGCGCCTCGCCCGCCATCGCTACAGCGCGGGCAACTCGCTGCTCGAAGCGGCCCAGCTGATCACCCAGAGCGCCTGCGAAATCTACAAGGTCGACTGCGCCAGCATCTGGCACCTGGAAGACCAACGCCTGGAACCGATCATCGCCTGGTACCGCGACGCACAGGAGCACCGCCAGCCCGAAGCCATCGATGCCAGCCGCTTCCCCGACTACCTGGATGCACTGCACGCAAGCCGCGCCATCGACGCTCACAACGCCGGCCACGACCCGCGCACCCGCGCCCTGGCGCAAAGCATGCGCCCGGAAAACAAGGCCATGCTCGACGCCAGCATCCGTGTCGATGGCCAGGTGATCGGCGTGTTGTGCCTGGAGCAAAGCGGCCAGCCAAGGGCCTGGCAGTCGGACGAGATTGCCTTTGCCGGTGAGCTGGCCGACCAGTTCGCCCAAGTGATCACAAACCACAAACGACGGGCCGCGGCCAGCGCCCTGCACCTGTTCCAGCGTGCGGTCGAGCAGAGCGCCAGTGCCTTCCTGCTGGTGAACCGCGACGGCCGGGTGGAGTACGTCAACCCCAGCTTCACCGCCATCACCCAGTACAGTACCGACGAAGTGCAGGGCCGCCAGCTGGGTGAGCTACCGGCACTGGAGAACCTCAGCGAACTGCTGTTCGACTCGCCGTCGAGCCTGGCCATGGGCAACAGTTGGCAGGGCGAGTTCAAGAGCCGACGCAAAAACCTGGAGCCGTACTGGGGCCAGTTGTCGATTTCCAAGGTGTACGGTGACAACCGTGAGCTGACCCACTACATCGGCATCTACGAAGACGTCACCCAGACCAAGCTGGCCCAGCAACGCATCGAACGCCTGGCTTACACCGACAACCTCACCAACCTGGGCAACCGCCCGGCGTTCATCCGCAGCCTGGACGAACGCTTCGCCCGCGATGGCGAAAGCTCGATGTGCCTGCTGCTGGTGGACATCGACAACTTCAAGCGCATCAACGACAGCCTTGGCCACCAGACCGGCGACAAGCTGCTGATCAGCCTGGCCAGGCGTTTGCGCAACAGCCTGCACAGCGGTGGCATCCTGGCGCGCTTTGCCAGTAACGAGTTCGCCGTGCTGCTCGACGACACCAGCCTTGAAGATGGCCAAGGCGTTGCTCAACAGTTGTTGTGCACCCTCGACAAGCCGATGTTCGTCGACAACCAGCTGATCAACGTCACCGCCTCGGTAGGCCTGGCCTGTGCACCGTTGCACGGCGTCGACCCGGCCAGCCTGATGAAGAATGCCGGCCTTGCATTGCACAAGGCCAAGGCCAACGGTAAACACCAGGTACAGGTGTTTACCGAAGTGCTCAACGCCGAAGCCAGCTACAAGCTGTTCGTCGAGAACAACCTGCGCCGTGCCCTGACCCAGAACGAGCTGGACGTGTTCTACCAGCCCAAGCTGTGCCTGCGCAGCGGTCGCCTGCTGGGCCTGGAAGCGCTGCTGCGCTGGAACCACCCCGAACGCGGCATGATCCGCCCGGACCAGTTCATCAGCGTGGCCGAGGAAACCGGCCTGATCATCCCTATCGGCAAATGGGTGGTGCGCCAGGCGTGCTGCATGAGCCAGCAACTGCGCAAGGCCGGTCTGGGCAACCTGCATGTAGCCATCAACCTGTCGCCCAAACAGTTCTCCGACCCGGACCTGGTGGCGTCGATCAGCACCATCCTCAAGGAAGAAGCCCTGCCCCCACACCTGCTGGAGCTGGAGCTGACCGAAGGCCTGCTGCTGGAAGCCAGCGAAGACACCCACCGCCAGCTGGACGAACTGAAGGCCCTGGGCCTGACCTTGGCCATGGACGACTTCGGCACCGGTTATTCGTCGCTGAGCTACCTGAAGAAGTTTCCGATCGACATCCTCAAGATCGATCGCAGCTTCATCAACGAAATCCCCGACAACCAGGACGACATGGAAATCACCTCGGCGGTGGTGGCCATGGCCCACAACCTGAAGCTGAAGGTGGTGGCCGAAGGGATCGAGACGCCGGAGCAGCTGGCGTTCCTGCGCCGTCACCGCTGCGACGTGGGCCAGGGCTACCTGTTCGACCGGCCGATTCCCGGGCGCGAACTGGCCGAGCGGCTGAAGCGCTATCCGCGTGGCCCGGTGGCCTGA
- the aceF gene encoding dihydrolipoyllysine-residue acetyltransferase has product MSELIRVPDIGSGEGEIIELFVKVGDRIEADQSLLTLESDKASMEIPAPKAGVIKELKVKLGDRLKEGDELLVLEAEGAAAAAPEAPAAAAAPAAAPAPAAEAAPAAPAAAPAAASVQDIHVPDIGSSGKAKIIEVLVKVGDTVEADQSLITLESDKASMEIPSPAAGVVEEVLCKLEDEVGTGDLIFKLKVAGAAPAAAPAPAAAPAPAKAEAAPAAAPAAAAPAAAPAPAATAPAAGSNAKVHAGPAVRQLAREFGVELGAVAATGPHGRILKEDVQVYVKAMMQKAKEAPAAAGATGGAGIPPIPAVDFSKFGEVEEVALTRLMQVGAANLHRSWLNVPHVTQFDSADITELEAFRVAQKAVAEKAGVKLTVLPLLLKACAFLLKELPDFNSSLAPSGKAIIRKKYVHIGFAVDTPDGLLVPVIKNVDQKSLLQLAAEAAALAEKARTKKLSADEMQGACFTISSLGHIGGTGFTPIVNAPEVAILGVSKATMQPVWDGKAFQPKLMLPLSLSYDHRVINGAAAARFTKRLGDVLGDIRTMLL; this is encoded by the coding sequence GTGAGCGAACTCATTCGCGTACCTGACATCGGCAGCGGTGAAGGTGAAATCATCGAGCTGTTCGTCAAGGTCGGTGACCGTATCGAGGCTGACCAGAGCCTGCTGACCCTGGAGTCCGACAAGGCCTCCATGGAAATTCCGGCGCCCAAGGCTGGCGTGATCAAGGAACTGAAGGTCAAGCTGGGCGACCGCCTGAAAGAAGGCGACGAACTGCTGGTCCTGGAAGCCGAGGGCGCCGCTGCTGCGGCCCCTGAGGCGCCGGCTGCTGCCGCTGCTCCGGCTGCGGCGCCAGCGCCAGCCGCTGAAGCCGCTCCTGCTGCTCCGGCCGCAGCCCCGGCTGCTGCCAGCGTGCAGGACATCCACGTGCCGGACATCGGTTCGTCGGGCAAGGCCAAGATCATCGAAGTGCTGGTCAAAGTCGGCGACACCGTCGAAGCCGACCAGTCGCTGATTACCCTGGAGTCCGACAAGGCCTCCATGGAAATCCCGTCGCCGGCTGCCGGCGTGGTCGAAGAAGTGCTGTGCAAGCTGGAAGACGAAGTCGGCACTGGCGACCTGATCTTCAAGCTGAAAGTGGCGGGTGCCGCCCCGGCTGCCGCGCCGGCACCGGCTGCTGCTCCTGCACCAGCCAAGGCTGAGGCTGCTCCGGCTGCCGCACCTGCCGCTGCCGCCCCGGCTGCTGCCCCTGCACCGGCTGCTACCGCACCGGCCGCTGGCAGCAATGCCAAGGTTCACGCAGGCCCCGCTGTTCGTCAGCTGGCCCGTGAATTCGGTGTCGAGCTGGGTGCAGTTGCTGCCACCGGCCCGCACGGTCGCATCCTGAAAGAAGACGTGCAGGTCTACGTCAAGGCCATGATGCAGAAGGCCAAGGAAGCGCCGGCAGCCGCCGGTGCGACCGGTGGTGCTGGCATCCCGCCGATCCCTGCCGTGGACTTCAGCAAGTTCGGTGAAGTGGAAGAAGTGGCCCTGACCCGCCTGATGCAGGTCGGTGCTGCCAACCTGCACCGCAGCTGGCTCAACGTGCCGCACGTGACCCAGTTCGACTCTGCCGACATCACCGAGCTGGAAGCCTTCCGCGTTGCGCAGAAGGCCGTGGCCGAGAAGGCTGGGGTGAAGCTGACCGTGCTGCCACTGCTGCTCAAGGCCTGCGCCTTCCTGCTCAAGGAACTGCCGGACTTCAACAGCTCGCTGGCGCCAAGCGGCAAGGCCATCATCCGCAAGAAGTACGTGCACATCGGCTTCGCCGTGGACACCCCGGACGGCCTGCTGGTCCCTGTGATCAAGAACGTCGACCAGAAGAGCCTGCTGCAACTGGCTGCCGAAGCCGCTGCACTGGCCGAGAAGGCGCGCACCAAGAAGCTGTCGGCTGACGAGATGCAAGGCGCCTGCTTCACCATCTCCAGCCTCGGCCACATTGGCGGCACCGGCTTCACGCCGATCGTCAATGCGCCGGAGGTGGCTATCCTGGGCGTCTCCAAGGCGACCATGCAGCCAGTCTGGGATGGCAAGGCCTTCCAGCCAAAGCTGATGTTGCCGCTGTCGCTGTCCTACGATCACCGTGTGATCAACGGCGCTGCCGCCGCGCGCTTCACCAAGCGCCTGGGCGACGTGCTGGGCGATATCCGCACCATGCTGCTGTAA
- the aceE gene encoding pyruvate dehydrogenase (acetyl-transferring), homodimeric type yields the protein MQDLDPIETQEWLDALESVLDKEGEDRAHYLMTRMGELATRSGSQLPYAITTPYRNTIPVTHEARMPGDLFMERRIRSMVRWNALAMVMRTNLKDSDLGGHISSFASSATLYDIGFNYFFQAPTEEHGGDLIFFQGHASPGVYARAFMEGRISEDQMNNFRQEVDGNGLSSYPHPWLMPDFWQFPTVSMGLGPIQAIYQARFMKYLEARGFIPAGKQKVWCFMGDGECDEPESLGAIALAGREKLDNLIFVINCNLQRLDGPVRGNGKIIQELEGVFRGGGWNVNKVVWGRFWDPLLAKDTNGALQRRMDEVIDGEYQNYKAKDGAYVREHFFNTPELKAMVEDLSDEEIWKLNRGGHDPYKVYAAYHQAVNHKEQPTVILAKTIKGYGTGAGEAKNTAHNTKKVDVDSLRHFRDRFDIPVKDADLENLPFFKPEEGSAEAKYLAERRAALGGFVPQRRAKSFSVPTPPLETLKAILDGSGDREISTTMAFVRILAQLVKDKDIGQRIVPIIPDEARTFGMEGMFRQLGIYSSVGQLYEPVDKDQVMFYREDKKGQILEEGINEAGAMSSFIAAGTSYSCHNQPMLPFYIFYSMFGFQRIGDLAWAAGDSRTRGFLIGGTAGRTTLNGEGLQHEDGHSHMMAGTIPNCRTYDPTYGYELAVIIQDGMKKMTEEQQDIFYYITVMNESYQQPAMPAGVEEGIIKGMYLLEEDTREAAHHVQLMGSGTILREVREAAKILREEFNVGADVWSVTSFNELRRDGLAVERANRLKPGQKPQQTYVEQCLNGRKGPVIASTDYMKLFAEQIRQWVPSKEFKVLGTDGYGRSDSRKKLRHFFEVDRHFVVLAALEALADRGEIEPKVVADAIVKFGIDPDKRNPLDC from the coding sequence ATGCAAGACCTCGATCCAATCGAAACCCAGGAATGGCTGGATGCCCTGGAGTCGGTCCTCGACAAAGAAGGCGAAGACCGCGCTCATTACCTGATGACCCGTATGGGCGAGCTGGCCACCCGTAGTGGCTCCCAGCTGCCATATGCGATCACCACGCCATACCGCAACACCATCCCTGTCACCCACGAAGCACGCATGCCTGGCGACCTGTTCATGGAACGCCGCATTCGCTCGATGGTGCGTTGGAACGCGCTGGCCATGGTCATGCGTACCAACCTGAAAGACTCGGACCTGGGCGGACACATCTCTAGCTTCGCCTCCAGTGCCACCCTGTACGACATCGGCTTCAACTACTTCTTCCAGGCCCCTACCGAAGAACACGGCGGCGACCTGATCTTCTTCCAGGGCCACGCATCTCCAGGCGTCTACGCCCGTGCCTTCATGGAAGGCCGTATCAGCGAAGACCAGATGAACAACTTCCGCCAGGAAGTGGACGGCAACGGCCTGTCTTCGTACCCGCACCCATGGCTGATGCCTGACTTCTGGCAGTTCCCGACCGTTTCGATGGGTCTGGGCCCGATCCAGGCGATCTACCAGGCACGCTTCATGAAGTACCTGGAAGCCCGTGGCTTCATCCCGGCCGGCAAGCAGAAGGTCTGGTGCTTCATGGGCGACGGTGAGTGCGACGAGCCGGAATCCCTGGGTGCAATCGCCCTGGCCGGCCGCGAGAAGCTGGACAACCTGATCTTCGTCATCAACTGCAACCTGCAGCGCCTCGACGGCCCGGTTCGCGGCAACGGCAAGATCATCCAGGAACTCGAAGGCGTGTTCCGTGGCGGTGGCTGGAACGTCAACAAAGTCGTCTGGGGCCGTTTCTGGGACCCACTGCTGGCCAAGGACACCAACGGTGCCCTGCAGCGCCGCATGGACGAAGTCATCGACGGCGAATACCAGAACTACAAAGCCAAAGACGGCGCGTACGTTCGCGAGCACTTCTTCAACACCCCGGAACTCAAGGCCATGGTCGAAGACCTGTCCGACGAAGAGATCTGGAAGCTCAACCGTGGCGGTCACGACCCGTACAAGGTTTACGCGGCCTATCACCAGGCTGTGAACCACAAAGAGCAGCCGACCGTCATCCTGGCCAAGACCATCAAGGGTTACGGCACCGGTGCTGGCGAAGCCAAGAACACCGCGCACAACACCAAGAAGGTCGACGTCGACAGCCTGCGTCACTTCCGTGACCGCTTCGACATCCCGGTCAAGGATGCCGACCTGGAGAACCTGCCGTTCTTCAAGCCGGAAGAAGGTTCTGCCGAAGCCAAGTACCTGGCCGAGCGCCGCGCAGCCCTGGGTGGCTTCGTACCGCAGCGCCGTGCCAAGAGCTTCAGCGTGCCGACCCCGCCACTGGAAACGCTGAAAGCGATCCTGGACGGCTCGGGCGACCGCGAAATCTCCACCACCATGGCCTTCGTGCGTATTCTGGCGCAGCTGGTCAAGGACAAGGACATTGGCCAGCGCATCGTCCCGATCATCCCGGACGAAGCCCGTACCTTCGGTATGGAAGGCATGTTCCGCCAGTTGGGCATCTACTCGTCGGTCGGCCAGCTCTACGAGCCAGTCGATAAAGACCAGGTGATGTTCTACCGCGAAGACAAGAAGGGCCAGATCCTCGAGGAAGGCATCAACGAAGCCGGCGCCATGTCGTCGTTCATCGCTGCCGGTACCTCGTACAGCTGCCACAACCAGCCGATGCTGCCGTTCTACATCTTCTACTCGATGTTCGGTTTCCAGCGTATTGGCGACCTGGCCTGGGCCGCTGGCGACAGCCGCACCCGTGGTTTCCTGATCGGCGGTACCGCCGGCCGTACCACCCTCAACGGTGAAGGCCTGCAGCACGAAGACGGTCACAGCCACATGATGGCGGGCACCATCCCGAACTGCCGCACCTACGATCCGACCTACGGCTACGAGCTGGCGGTGATCATCCAGGACGGCATGAAGAAGATGACCGAAGAGCAACAGGACATCTTCTACTACATCACCGTGATGAACGAATCCTACCAGCAGCCAGCCATGCCGGCCGGTGTCGAGGAAGGCATCATCAAGGGCATGTACCTGCTGGAAGAGGACACCCGCGAAGCCGCACACCACGTACAGCTGATGGGCTCCGGCACCATCCTGCGCGAAGTCCGCGAAGCCGCGAAGATCCTGCGTGAAGAGTTCAACGTCGGTGCCGACGTGTGGAGCGTCACCAGCTTCAACGAACTGCGTCGCGACGGCCTGGCCGTGGAACGCGCCAACCGCCTGAAGCCTGGCCAGAAGCCACAGCAGACCTACGTCGAGCAGTGCCTGAACGGTCGCAAAGGCCCGGTCATCGCCTCTACCGACTACATGAAGCTGTTCGCCGAGCAGATTCGTCAGTGGGTACCGAGCAAAGAGTTCAAAGTCCTGGGTACCGACGGTTACGGTCGCAGCGACAGCCGCAAGAAGCTGCGTCACTTCTTCGAAGTCGACCGCCACTTCGTGGTGCTGGCTGCCCTGGAAGCCCTGGCTGACCGTGGCGAGATCGAACCCAAGGTTGTTGCAGACGCTATCGTCAAGTTCGGTATCGACCCGGACAAGCGCAACCCACTGGACTGCTGA